Proteins encoded together in one Astatotilapia calliptera chromosome 7, fAstCal1.2, whole genome shotgun sequence window:
- the ambra1b gene encoding activating molecule in BECN1-regulated autophagy protein 1B isoform X1: MASRQRNSVRILSSRERGSQIFGSQRLLQLLVEEKVRWMKWQSQKVELPDSPRSTFLLAFSPDRTLMASTHVNHNIYITEVKTGKCLHSLVGHRRTPWCVTFHPTIPGLVASGCLDGEVRIWDLHGGSESWFTESNVAIASLAFHPTAQLLLIATNNELHFWDWSRPEPFAVVKTGSDTERVRLVRFDPLGHNLLTAIVNPSNQQGEEDSEVPMDSVEMPHFRQRSFLPSQPVRRTPILHNFLHILSSRSPGAQAGGEQPRPLGENGSNMAESPSIPLAQYPSSERGPPLPGCTQHLGMVCMCSRCSISRTAPQPDGASVPPPDPRASSDSLQPPPASTFSSARTEPRQPSERTSAFTSVYYSAGASLNPAPPGGHEPHSTPRPAPDWTRNLLSVREGGINPGMLPPRTSASSSISLLSVLRQQEGSSHSPVYTSATEGRGFPQQGEPGARDTASTSSGHHPFWDSARGNTASFRNVLQCNLSRYFLEIGPIDMEPALGGAMADGGQEQSQELLNNNMDPDRPGPSSSSSTPTIIHYQPPLPPPPSSHSLENNVPPPASRGHLNRCRACHNLLTFNHDSQRWERKTSSASTSMLEPPSSSSASFPSPSSHWQPDEARRMLEVQTQERRAPPESSEQPPPPAATVGGTGVAFPIAPSSTQPGEQTVGLVYNQDTAQWERVYRQAASGRPAEPPEALSQEMPVDPPDEDSLRRRLLESSLLSLSRYDMSGSRDHPIYPDPARLSPAAYYAQRMIQYLSRRDSIRQRSLHYQQNRLRAMSSSSSDSPASNPPSSMDSGDVDFEDLDDNSDRTRHRTPRNARMSAPSLGRFVPRRFLLPEYLPYAGIFHERGQPGLATHSSVNRVLAGASIGDGQSAVASNIANTTYRLQWWDFTKFDLPEISNASVNVLVPNCKIYNDASCDISADGQLLAVFIPSSQRGFPDEGILAIYSLAPHNLGEMLYTKRFGPNAISVSLSPMGCYVMVGLASRRILLHPTTDHMVAQVFRLQQPHGGETSIRMVFNVVYPMAPDQRRHVSINSARWLPDPGMGLAYGTNKGDLVICRPVFYRSDGESPSESSSEPLFSVNNSGTSRSRGSDRPGPNRSGWTPGRDMGLMNAIGLQPRHPTPSVTSQGTQTPIIQLQNAETQTERELSEPSASQPAQSVPPEAPSTSGAAQAQVEASQSSQAQEEVPAEAETGTSTAAGESSEFGSGEDALARIRRLIAEGGMTAVVQREQSTTMASMGGFGNNIIVSHRIHRGSQTGASRPAAEPVATAPCTSGPLLVASQPQSYLRPAPQASEQLGPVWAPPPPTLSLAVDVDDVFDGGRADDSSLPGPSSSSSHSPLPGGGGPNNYPGDPYSR, from the exons ATGGCGTCTCGTCAGAGGAACTCTGTCCGGATCCTGTCCAGCCGGGAGCGCGGCTCGCAGATCTTTGGCTCGCAGCGCCTCCTGCAGCTCCTGGTGGAGGAGAAAGTCCGCTGGATGAAATGGCAGAGTCAG AAGGTGGAGCTGCCAGACAGCCCTCGCTCAACTTTCCTGCTGGCCTTCAGCCCTGACAG GACCCTCATGGCTTCGACCCACGTCAACCACAACATTTACATAACAGAGGTGAAGACTGGAAAGTGCCTACATTCCTTAGTGGGCCACCGTAGAACCCCCTGGTGTGTGACCTTTCACCCCACAATTCCTGGCCTGGTGGCCTCTGGGTGCCTTGATGGCGAAGTCCGGATCTGGGACCTGCAT GGCGGGAGTGAGAGCTGGTTTACCGAGAGCAACGTCGCCATCGCCTCCCTGGCCTTCCACCCAACTGCTCAGCTGCTCCTGATCGCCACCAACAATGAGCTCCACTTCTGGGACTGGAGCCGCCCCGAGCCCTTCGCCGTGGTGAAAACGGGCAGCGACACGGAGAGAGTGCG gTTGGTACGCTTCGACCCTCTCGGTCACAACCTGCTCACGGCGATCGTGAATCCATCCAATCAGCAG GGCGAGGAGGACTCGGAGGTTCCCATGGACAGCGTTGAGATGCCTCACTTCCGTCAGCGCTCCTTCCTGCCTTCCCAGCCGGTTCGCCGCACGCCCATCCTCCACAACTTCCTCCACATCCTGTCGTCCCGCTCCCCTGGGGCTCAGGCCGGAGGCGAGCAGCCGCGGCCTCTCGGGGAAAATGGAAGTAACATGGCCGAGTCTCCCAGCATCCCTTTGGCCCAGTACCCCAGCTCGGAGCGCGGTCCGCCCCTGCCCGGCTGCACCCAGCACCTGGGCATGGTGTGCATGTGCAGTCGCTGCTCCATCAGTCGAACGGCGCCCCAGCCAGACGGAGCCTCTGTGCCTCCGCCCGATCCACGGGCATCATCGGACTCACTCCAGCCTCCCCCGGCCTCCACCTTCTCCTCAGCTCGTACTGAGCCCAGACAGCCCTCGGAGCGAACCTCCGCCTTTACCTCTGTCTACTACAGCGCCGGCGCTTCTCTTAACCCCGCCCCTCCGGGCGGCCACGAGCCACACTCCACGCCCAGACCAGCACCCGACTGGACTCGCAACCTGCTGAGTGTGAGGGAGGGGGGGATAAATCCTGGCATGCTGCCTCCCAGaacctccgcctcctcctccatcagccTTCTGTCTGTGCTCCGCCAGCAGGAGGGCTCCTCTCACTCCCCCGTCTACACCTCCGCCACCGAGGGGCGGGGTTTCCCCCAGCAGGGAGAGCCCGGAGCCCGGGATACCGCCAGCACGAGCAGCGGGCATCACCCGTTCTGGGACAGTGCCCGTGGTAACACGGCCTCCTTCCGCAACGTGCTGCAGTGCAACCTGAGCCGCTACTTCCTGGAGATCGGCCCCATCGACATGGAGCCGGCGCTGGGCGGCGCCATGGCCGACGGAGGCCAGGAGCAGAGTCAGGAACTGCTCAACAACAACATGGACCCGGACCGGCCCGGGccttcctcatcctcctccaccCCCACCATCATCCACTACCAGCCTCCCCTCCCCCCGCCCCCCAGCTCCCACAGCCTGGAGAACAACGTCCCTCCCCCCGCCTCCCGTGGTCACCTGAACCGCTGCCGGGCCTGCCACAACCTGCTCACCTTCAACCACGACTCCCAGCGCTGGGAGCGCAAGACCTCCTCCGCCTCCACCTCCATGCTGGAgcctccctcttcctcctctgcttcttTTCCCTCTCCTTCCTCTCACTGGCAGCCCGATGAGGCCAGAAGGATGCTAGAAGTCCAAACACAGGAGAGGAGGGCGCCTCCTGAGTCCAGCGAGCAGCCGCCTCCCCCAGCAGCAACAGTGGGAGGAACAGGAGTGGCCTTCCCCATTGCCCCGTCCTCTACCCAGCCCGGGGAGCAGACGGTGGGCCTGGTGTACAACCAGGACACAGCGCAGTGGGAGAGGGTGTACCGGCAGGCTGCGTCAGGCCGGCCGGCGGAGCCACCAGAGGCCTTAAGCCAAGAAATGCCCGTCGACCCGCCAGACGAGGACTCCCTCAGGAG GCGGCTGCTGGAATCCTCTCTCCTGTCACTGTCTCGCTACGACATGTCCGGCTCCAGAGACCACCCCATCTACCCCGACCCAGCCAG GCTTTCTCCAGCAGCTTACTACGCTCAGAGGATGATCCAGTATCTGTCGAGGCGCGACAGCATTCGCCAGCGCTCGCTCCACTACCAGCAGAACCGGCTGCGGGCCATGTCGTCCTCCTCGTCGGACAGCCCGGCCAGCAACCCGCCCAGCTCCATGGACAGTGGCGACGTGGACTTTGAGGATCTCGA CGACAACAGTGACAGAACGCGACACCGGACGCCTCGAAACGCCAGGATGTCTGCGCCCTCGCTGGGCCGCTTCGTCCCTCG CCGATTCCTCCTGCCCGAGTACCTGCCCTACGCCGGCATCTTCCACGAGCGAGGGCAGCCCGGGCTCGCCACACACTCCTCTGTCAACAGGGTGCTCGcag GGGCGTCGATTGGGGACGGTCAGTCTGCGGTCGCCAGCAACATCGCCAACACCACGTACCGCCTGCAGTGGTGGGACTTCACCAAGTTTGACCTTCCTGAGATCAGCAATG CCTCAGTCAACGTTCTGGTGCCAAACTGTAAAATCTACAACGACGCCAGCTGTGACATCTCTGCGGACGGGCAGCTGCTGGCGGTTTTCATTCCCAGCAGCCAGCGCGGTTTCCCAGACGAGGGCATCCTGGCCATCTACTCGCTCGCCCCCCACAACCTGGGAGAGATGCTGTACACCAAGCGATTCG GTCCAAACGCCATCTCCGTCAGCTTGTCTCCAATGGGCTGTTACGTGATGGTGGGCCTGGCCTCCCGCAGGATCCTGCTGCATCCCACCACTGACCACATGGTGGCGCAAGTCTTCCGCCTGCAGCAGCCGCACGGAGGAGAGACGTCCATCAGG atGGTGTTCAACGTGGTCTACCCCATGGCTCCGGACCAGAGGCGCCACGTCAGCATCAACTCTGCTCGCTGGCTGCCGGATCCAGGGATGGGACTGGCTTACGGAACCAACAAGGGAGACCTGGTGATCTGCCGGCCTGT gttctATCGAAGCGACGGCGAGAGCCCCAGCGAGTCGAGCAGCGAGCCACTGTTCAGCGTCAACAACAGCGGAACGAGCCGGAGCCGAGGCTCCGACAGGCCGGG GCCGAACCGCTCGGGCTGGACGCCGGGCAGAGACATGGGACTGATGAACGCCATTGGCCTGCAGCCCCGACACCCCACCCCTTCAGTGACATCGCAAGGAACCCAGACGCCAATCATCCAGCTGCAAAACGCTGAGACTCAAACAGAGAGGGAGCTGTCGGAGCCGAGCGCCTCGCAGCCTGCTCAGa GTGTCCCTCCTGAAGCTCCGTCCACCAGTGGAGCAGCTCAGGCTCAGGTGGAGGCGTCTCAGAGCAGCCAAGCTCAGGAGGAAGTCCCAGCTGAAGCAGAGACCGGCACCTCCACCGCTGCTG GAGAGTCTTCGGAGTTCGGGTCTGGCGAGGACGCTCTGGCACGAATCCGCCGGCTGATCGCTGAAGGCGGCATGACGGCGGTGGTCCAGCGGGAGCAGAGCACCACCATGGCCTCGATGGGCGGCTTTGGGAACAACATCATTGTCAGCCACCGCATCCACCGCGGCTCGCAGACGGGCGCCTCCAGGCCCGCTGCCGAGCCCGTCGCCACGGCCCCCTGCACCTCCGGTCCGCTCCTCGTCGCCTCGCAGCCCCAGTCCTACCTGCGCCCAGCGCCGCAGGCCAGCGAACAGCTCGGTCCTGTGTGGGCTCCGCCGCCACCCACGCTCTCTCTGGCTGTGGACGTGGACGACGTGTTCGACGGCGGGCGGGCGGACGACAGCTCCTTGCCGggtccctcctcctcttcctctcacaGCCCCCTCCCTGGCGGTGGCGGCCCCAACAATTACCCCGGTGACCCATACAGCAGGTAG
- the ambra1b gene encoding activating molecule in BECN1-regulated autophagy protein 1B isoform X2 has translation MASRQRNSVRILSSRERGSQIFGSQRLLQLLVEEKVRWMKWQSQKVELPDSPRSTFLLAFSPDRTLMASTHVNHNIYITEVKTGKCLHSLVGHRRTPWCVTFHPTIPGLVASGCLDGEVRIWDLHGGSESWFTESNVAIASLAFHPTAQLLLIATNNELHFWDWSRPEPFAVVKTGSDTERVRLVRFDPLGHNLLTAIVNPSNQQGEEDSEVPMDSVEMPHFRQRSFLPSQPVRRTPILHNFLHILSSRSPGAQAGGEQPRPLGENGSNMAESPSIPLAQYPSSERGPPLPGCTQHLGMVCMCSRCSISRTAPQPDGASVPPPDPRASSDSLQPPPASTFSSARTEPRQPSERTSAFTSVYYSAGASLNPAPPGGHEPHSTPRPAPDWTRNLLSVREGGINPGMLPPRTSASSSISLLSVLRQQEGSSHSPVYTSATEGRGFPQQGEPGARDTASTSSGHHPFWDSARGNTASFRNVLQCNLSRYFLEIGPIDMEPALGGAMADGGQEQSQELLNNNMDPDRPGPSSSSSTPTIIHYQPPLPPPPSSHSLENNVPPPASRGHLNRCRACHNLLTFNHDSQRWERKTSSASTSMLEPPSSSSASFPSPSSHWQPDEARRMLEVQTQERRAPPESSEQPPPPAATVGGTGVAFPIAPSSTQPGEQTVGLVYNQDTAQWERVYRQAASGRPAEPPEALSQEMPVDPPDEDSLRRRLLESSLLSLSRYDMSGSRDHPIYPDPARLSPAAYYAQRMIQYLSRRDSIRQRSLHYQQNRLRAMSSSSSDSPASNPPSSMDSGDVDFEDLDDNSDRTRHRTPRNARMSAPSLGRFVPRRFLLPEYLPYAGIFHERGQPGLATHSSVNRVLAGASIGDGQSAVASNIANTTYRLQWWDFTKFDLPEISNASVNVLVPNCKIYNDASCDISADGQLLAVFIPSSQRGFPDEGILAIYSLAPHNLGEMLYTKRFGPNAISVSLSPMGCYVMVGLASRRILLHPTTDHMVAQVFRLQQPHGGETSIRMVFNVVYPMAPDQRRHVSINSARWLPDPGMGLAYGTNKGDLVICRPVFYRSDGESPSESSSEPLFSVNNSGTSRSRGSDRPGPNRSGWTPGRDMGLMNAIGLQPRHPTPSVTSQGTQTPIIQLQNAETQTERELSEPSASQPAQSTDTHTHTTPFIYLSEDLH, from the exons ATGGCGTCTCGTCAGAGGAACTCTGTCCGGATCCTGTCCAGCCGGGAGCGCGGCTCGCAGATCTTTGGCTCGCAGCGCCTCCTGCAGCTCCTGGTGGAGGAGAAAGTCCGCTGGATGAAATGGCAGAGTCAG AAGGTGGAGCTGCCAGACAGCCCTCGCTCAACTTTCCTGCTGGCCTTCAGCCCTGACAG GACCCTCATGGCTTCGACCCACGTCAACCACAACATTTACATAACAGAGGTGAAGACTGGAAAGTGCCTACATTCCTTAGTGGGCCACCGTAGAACCCCCTGGTGTGTGACCTTTCACCCCACAATTCCTGGCCTGGTGGCCTCTGGGTGCCTTGATGGCGAAGTCCGGATCTGGGACCTGCAT GGCGGGAGTGAGAGCTGGTTTACCGAGAGCAACGTCGCCATCGCCTCCCTGGCCTTCCACCCAACTGCTCAGCTGCTCCTGATCGCCACCAACAATGAGCTCCACTTCTGGGACTGGAGCCGCCCCGAGCCCTTCGCCGTGGTGAAAACGGGCAGCGACACGGAGAGAGTGCG gTTGGTACGCTTCGACCCTCTCGGTCACAACCTGCTCACGGCGATCGTGAATCCATCCAATCAGCAG GGCGAGGAGGACTCGGAGGTTCCCATGGACAGCGTTGAGATGCCTCACTTCCGTCAGCGCTCCTTCCTGCCTTCCCAGCCGGTTCGCCGCACGCCCATCCTCCACAACTTCCTCCACATCCTGTCGTCCCGCTCCCCTGGGGCTCAGGCCGGAGGCGAGCAGCCGCGGCCTCTCGGGGAAAATGGAAGTAACATGGCCGAGTCTCCCAGCATCCCTTTGGCCCAGTACCCCAGCTCGGAGCGCGGTCCGCCCCTGCCCGGCTGCACCCAGCACCTGGGCATGGTGTGCATGTGCAGTCGCTGCTCCATCAGTCGAACGGCGCCCCAGCCAGACGGAGCCTCTGTGCCTCCGCCCGATCCACGGGCATCATCGGACTCACTCCAGCCTCCCCCGGCCTCCACCTTCTCCTCAGCTCGTACTGAGCCCAGACAGCCCTCGGAGCGAACCTCCGCCTTTACCTCTGTCTACTACAGCGCCGGCGCTTCTCTTAACCCCGCCCCTCCGGGCGGCCACGAGCCACACTCCACGCCCAGACCAGCACCCGACTGGACTCGCAACCTGCTGAGTGTGAGGGAGGGGGGGATAAATCCTGGCATGCTGCCTCCCAGaacctccgcctcctcctccatcagccTTCTGTCTGTGCTCCGCCAGCAGGAGGGCTCCTCTCACTCCCCCGTCTACACCTCCGCCACCGAGGGGCGGGGTTTCCCCCAGCAGGGAGAGCCCGGAGCCCGGGATACCGCCAGCACGAGCAGCGGGCATCACCCGTTCTGGGACAGTGCCCGTGGTAACACGGCCTCCTTCCGCAACGTGCTGCAGTGCAACCTGAGCCGCTACTTCCTGGAGATCGGCCCCATCGACATGGAGCCGGCGCTGGGCGGCGCCATGGCCGACGGAGGCCAGGAGCAGAGTCAGGAACTGCTCAACAACAACATGGACCCGGACCGGCCCGGGccttcctcatcctcctccaccCCCACCATCATCCACTACCAGCCTCCCCTCCCCCCGCCCCCCAGCTCCCACAGCCTGGAGAACAACGTCCCTCCCCCCGCCTCCCGTGGTCACCTGAACCGCTGCCGGGCCTGCCACAACCTGCTCACCTTCAACCACGACTCCCAGCGCTGGGAGCGCAAGACCTCCTCCGCCTCCACCTCCATGCTGGAgcctccctcttcctcctctgcttcttTTCCCTCTCCTTCCTCTCACTGGCAGCCCGATGAGGCCAGAAGGATGCTAGAAGTCCAAACACAGGAGAGGAGGGCGCCTCCTGAGTCCAGCGAGCAGCCGCCTCCCCCAGCAGCAACAGTGGGAGGAACAGGAGTGGCCTTCCCCATTGCCCCGTCCTCTACCCAGCCCGGGGAGCAGACGGTGGGCCTGGTGTACAACCAGGACACAGCGCAGTGGGAGAGGGTGTACCGGCAGGCTGCGTCAGGCCGGCCGGCGGAGCCACCAGAGGCCTTAAGCCAAGAAATGCCCGTCGACCCGCCAGACGAGGACTCCCTCAGGAG GCGGCTGCTGGAATCCTCTCTCCTGTCACTGTCTCGCTACGACATGTCCGGCTCCAGAGACCACCCCATCTACCCCGACCCAGCCAG GCTTTCTCCAGCAGCTTACTACGCTCAGAGGATGATCCAGTATCTGTCGAGGCGCGACAGCATTCGCCAGCGCTCGCTCCACTACCAGCAGAACCGGCTGCGGGCCATGTCGTCCTCCTCGTCGGACAGCCCGGCCAGCAACCCGCCCAGCTCCATGGACAGTGGCGACGTGGACTTTGAGGATCTCGA CGACAACAGTGACAGAACGCGACACCGGACGCCTCGAAACGCCAGGATGTCTGCGCCCTCGCTGGGCCGCTTCGTCCCTCG CCGATTCCTCCTGCCCGAGTACCTGCCCTACGCCGGCATCTTCCACGAGCGAGGGCAGCCCGGGCTCGCCACACACTCCTCTGTCAACAGGGTGCTCGcag GGGCGTCGATTGGGGACGGTCAGTCTGCGGTCGCCAGCAACATCGCCAACACCACGTACCGCCTGCAGTGGTGGGACTTCACCAAGTTTGACCTTCCTGAGATCAGCAATG CCTCAGTCAACGTTCTGGTGCCAAACTGTAAAATCTACAACGACGCCAGCTGTGACATCTCTGCGGACGGGCAGCTGCTGGCGGTTTTCATTCCCAGCAGCCAGCGCGGTTTCCCAGACGAGGGCATCCTGGCCATCTACTCGCTCGCCCCCCACAACCTGGGAGAGATGCTGTACACCAAGCGATTCG GTCCAAACGCCATCTCCGTCAGCTTGTCTCCAATGGGCTGTTACGTGATGGTGGGCCTGGCCTCCCGCAGGATCCTGCTGCATCCCACCACTGACCACATGGTGGCGCAAGTCTTCCGCCTGCAGCAGCCGCACGGAGGAGAGACGTCCATCAGG atGGTGTTCAACGTGGTCTACCCCATGGCTCCGGACCAGAGGCGCCACGTCAGCATCAACTCTGCTCGCTGGCTGCCGGATCCAGGGATGGGACTGGCTTACGGAACCAACAAGGGAGACCTGGTGATCTGCCGGCCTGT gttctATCGAAGCGACGGCGAGAGCCCCAGCGAGTCGAGCAGCGAGCCACTGTTCAGCGTCAACAACAGCGGAACGAGCCGGAGCCGAGGCTCCGACAGGCCGGG GCCGAACCGCTCGGGCTGGACGCCGGGCAGAGACATGGGACTGATGAACGCCATTGGCCTGCAGCCCCGACACCCCACCCCTTCAGTGACATCGCAAGGAACCCAGACGCCAATCATCCAGCTGCAAAACGCTGAGACTCAAACAGAGAGGGAGCTGTCGGAGCCGAGCGCCTCGCAGCCTGCTCAGagtactgacacacacacacacacaaccccgttcatctatcttagtgaggaccttcattga